Proteins encoded in a region of the Caldilineales bacterium genome:
- a CDS encoding aspartate aminotransferase family protein: MPLTSLPTRGVPKPDLLAAMQTARQSDIRWQEGKAFSLVFLGGEDVTEVAKEAYNLYFSENGLNPGAFPSLRRFETEVIGMAAGLLGGDENTAGNMTSGGTESILMAVKTARDWARAHRPHLHRPEIVLPLSAHPAFDKAAEYFDLKIIHTPTRPDSRADVAAMRQAIGPETILLVGSAPSYPHGVVDPIAEIAALAQAHGCLCHVDACVGGFLLPFARKLGYPIPAFDFSVPGVSSLSADLHKYGYAAKGASLILYREAGLRRHQLTAYTDWPGGIYASPTMMGTRPGGAIAAAWAVMNYLGEEGYLRLAKTTLETAAKLRAGIDAIPGLHVLSDPDMSVMAIASDSLNVYEVADEMTLAGWHLDRQQFPPSLHLTVHYGHAAVADGFLADLAAAARQAGRFSLRRSSWSLLQRLLAFLLRLLPDRWLSRLTARAGRLLGGGGGLPGRSAPMYGMMGQLPNRGDLRELVLDLVEGFTRPVGN; the protein is encoded by the coding sequence ATGCCCCTCACCTCCCTCCCCACCCGCGGCGTCCCCAAACCCGACCTGCTGGCCGCCATGCAGACCGCCCGCCAGAGCGACATCCGCTGGCAAGAAGGCAAAGCCTTCAGCCTTGTCTTCCTGGGCGGTGAAGATGTGACCGAGGTCGCCAAAGAAGCCTACAACCTCTACTTCTCCGAAAACGGCCTCAACCCCGGCGCTTTCCCCAGTCTCCGCCGCTTCGAGACCGAGGTCATCGGCATGGCGGCCGGGCTGCTGGGCGGGGACGAGAACACAGCCGGGAACATGACCTCCGGCGGCACCGAGAGCATCCTCATGGCCGTTAAGACGGCCCGTGACTGGGCGCGCGCCCATCGGCCCCACCTCCACCGCCCAGAGATTGTGCTCCCCCTCAGCGCCCACCCTGCCTTTGACAAGGCCGCCGAATACTTCGACCTCAAGATCATCCACACGCCCACCCGCCCCGATTCCCGCGCCGATGTGGCCGCCATGCGCCAGGCCATCGGCCCAGAGACCATCCTCCTCGTCGGCTCGGCCCCCTCCTATCCCCACGGCGTCGTCGATCCCATCGCCGAGATCGCCGCCCTGGCGCAGGCACACGGTTGCCTCTGCCATGTCGATGCCTGCGTCGGCGGCTTCTTGTTGCCCTTCGCCCGCAAGCTCGGCTATCCCATCCCCGCCTTCGATTTCTCGGTCCCCGGCGTCAGCTCCCTCTCCGCCGACCTGCACAAATACGGCTACGCCGCCAAGGGCGCCTCGCTCATCCTCTACCGCGAGGCCGGACTGCGCCGCCACCAGCTCACGGCCTACACCGACTGGCCGGGCGGCATCTACGCTTCGCCCACGATGATGGGCACACGTCCGGGCGGGGCCATTGCCGCGGCCTGGGCGGTGATGAACTATCTGGGCGAGGAGGGCTATCTGCGCCTGGCAAAGACGACGCTGGAGACGGCAGCCAAACTACGGGCCGGCATCGACGCCATCCCCGGCCTGCATGTGCTCAGCGACCCCGATATGAGCGTGATGGCCATCGCCTCCGACAGCCTGAACGTGTACGAAGTGGCGGACGAGATGACCCTGGCCGGCTGGCACCTCGACCGCCAACAATTCCCGCCCAGCCTGCACCTCACCGTTCATTACGGCCATGCGGCTGTGGCCGATGGCTTCCTGGCCGACCTGGCGGCCGCAGCCAGGCAGGCGGGGCGATTCAGCCTGCGGCGGAGCTCGTGGTCGCTGCTCCAGCGCCTTCTCGCCTTCCTCCTGCGGCTGCTGCCCGACCGTTGGCTCAGCCGCCTGACCGCGCGGGCCGGGAGATTGCTGGGGGGCGGCGGTGGGCTGCCCGGTCGCTCGGCCCCGATGTACGGGATGATGGGCCAGCTGCCCAATCGCGGCGACCTGCGCGAGCTGGTGCTCGACCTGGTGGAGGGCTTTACCCGGCCGGTTGGAAACTGA